One stretch of Corynebacterium callunae DSM 20147 DNA includes these proteins:
- a CDS encoding DUF6912 family protein, whose translation MRVYIPATFSTLRGLNESGVITARSGYGFAVTPALLDFYTEGDEEEIAHAAFQDAAEASIRLLAVGDEEQFPYRRVVVSADIDEKHITFQPENGESVVKLTPAHINLVDIAAIHIDVEASEADTKAAIAVIDESDLGEEDAELIVGDAQDNFMAWYDPEELPFLVELL comes from the coding sequence TTGCGCGTTTACATTCCTGCCACATTCTCCACCCTGCGTGGTCTTAACGAATCCGGTGTTATCACTGCACGCTCTGGATATGGCTTTGCAGTAACCCCAGCACTCCTTGACTTCTACACCGAAGGCGATGAAGAAGAGATCGCCCACGCAGCTTTCCAAGACGCTGCCGAGGCCTCCATTAGGTTGCTAGCAGTAGGTGATGAGGAGCAATTCCCATATCGCCGAGTCGTCGTCTCTGCAGATATTGATGAAAAGCACATCACTTTCCAGCCCGAAAATGGCGAGTCAGTAGTAAAGCTCACCCCCGCACATATCAACCTGGTTGATATTGCAGCTATCCACATCGATGTTGAAGCCTCAGAAGCTGATACCAAAGCAGCGATCGCTGTTATCGATGAGTCCGACCTCGGAGAAGAAGACGCCGAACTCATCGTTGGCGATGCACAAGATAACTTCATGGCCTGGTACGACCCTGAAGAGCTGCCGTTTCTAGTAGAACTGCTCTAA